The following nucleotide sequence is from Mesorhizobium sp. J8.
AAGGCGCCTGCGCGGCCTACTGGACCTACGGTCGCTTCCGCGAACAGCAGCCTTCCAAGCTGGAGCCAGCCGAATGACCGTGGCCAATCCCAGGCTCGCCGCGGACACCGCGCGCGTCCGCGGTTCGGTCGACATGACCCACGGCGCGGGCGGGCGCGCCATGGCCGAGCTCATCCGCGACATTTTCCATAAGCACCTCGCCAACCAGTATCTGGCGCAAGGCAATGACGGGGCGCTTCTGGGCAACGTCTCTGGCCGACTGGTGATGGCGGCCGACAGCCACGTCATTTCGCCGCTGTTCTTCCCGGGTGGCGACATCGGTGCGCTTTCCGTTCACGGCACCGTCAACGACGTCGCGATGATGGGTGCCCGCCCCCTCTGGCTCTCCGCCTCCTTCATCCTCGAAGAGGGATTTTCCCTCGCCGAGCTCGAGAAGATCGTCGTCTCGATGGCGCTGGCAGCGCGCCAGGCCGGCGTTCCGGTGGTCACCGGCGACACCAAAGTCGTGGAAAAGGGCAAGGGCGACGGCGTGTTCATCTCCACGACGGGAATCGGCGTCCTCTCCGAGGCCACTGATATCGCTGGAAGCAACGCGCGGCCCGGCGACGCGATCATCGCCTCCGGCACGATGGGCGATCACGGCATCGCGATACTTTCCAAACGCGAGAATCTCGACTTCGAGACCGAGATCTTGTCCGACACGCAGCCGCTCAACGATCTGGTTGCCGCAATGCTCGCGGCAGTCCCTGGTATCCGCGTGCTGCGCGATCCGACCCGGGGCGGGCTCTCGGCCACGCTCAATGAGATTGCGCACCAGTCGAAGGTCGGCATGGTGATTAAGGAAAGGGCTGTGCCGGTAAAGCCGGAAGTCGCCGCGGCCTGCGAACTGCTCGGCCTTGATCCGCTCAACGTCGCCAACGAAGGCAAGGTGATTGCCATTTGCGCGGCGCACGACGCTGCAACCCTGCTCGCCTCCATGCGCACCCATCCCAAGGGACACGATGCGGCGATCATTGGCGAAGTCGTCGCGGACGAGCACGCGCTGGTTACCACGCACACCCGGCTCGGCGGCATGCGTGTGGTCGACTGGATCGCCGGCGAACAACTTCCCAGGATCTGCTGAGATGCGAGCCTTGCTTCCCGCCACCGCCTTCAATGCGCTCAGCCAGAGACTCTTCGTCGGGACGAAGGGCACGAGGTCTTGATCGAGATCGACGTCAATGACCACCGCACGATCGAGGCGGTCGAGCTCTTCGAACTTGAGCTGGTCGTTGCACCTTGCCTGAGACGTGCGATCCCAGCGGCCCAAATCTACGAGAGCAATCCTGCACGATCCGTGATCTCAGGCCCGGCGAAGCCT
It contains:
- the hypE gene encoding hydrogenase expression/formation protein HypE — protein: MTVANPRLAADTARVRGSVDMTHGAGGRAMAELIRDIFHKHLANQYLAQGNDGALLGNVSGRLVMAADSHVISPLFFPGGDIGALSVHGTVNDVAMMGARPLWLSASFILEEGFSLAELEKIVVSMALAARQAGVPVVTGDTKVVEKGKGDGVFISTTGIGVLSEATDIAGSNARPGDAIIASGTMGDHGIAILSKRENLDFETEILSDTQPLNDLVAAMLAAVPGIRVLRDPTRGGLSATLNEIAHQSKVGMVIKERAVPVKPEVAAACELLGLDPLNVANEGKVIAICAAHDAATLLASMRTHPKGHDAAIIGEVVADEHALVTTHTRLGGMRVVDWIAGEQLPRIC